The following coding sequences lie in one Cloeon dipterum chromosome 1, ieCloDipt1.1, whole genome shotgun sequence genomic window:
- the LOC135937976 gene encoding uncharacterized protein LOC135937976: MFGLGGALKNVTSKAGELLEKKKGEVSTLADEKKKVATEILEEQVTKTTEALSQTKLEAEKAATDTADEATGLVETTVNAGIAEVEKTVDEKIKEANTEMDKKLEEADKFLDAKREDVVQAVTDAGKKVNETSASTQNSLLGKAKGFLKF, translated from the exons ATGTTCGGACTTGGCGGag CTTTGAAAAACGTGACCAGCAAGGCTGGCGAGCTGCTGGAGAAGAAGAAGGGCGAGGTGAGCACCCTGGCCGACGAAAAGAAGAAGGTGGCCACGGAGATTCTCGAGGAACAGGTCACCAAAACCACAGAGGCCCTCTCCCAGACCAAGCTGGAGGCCGAAAAGGCCGCCACAGACACGGCCGACGag GCGACTGGTTTGGTTGAGACGACGGTGAACGCGGGCATTGCGGAGGTGGAGAAGACTGTCGACGAGAAGATCAAGGAGGCCAACACCGAGATGGACAAGAAGCTGGAGGAGGCGGACAAATTCCTGGACGCCAAGCGCGAGGACGTCGTCCAGGCCGTCACCGACGCCGGCAAGAAGGTCAACGAGACGAGTGCGTCCACCCAGAACTCCCTGCTCGGCAAGGCCAAGGGATTCCTCAAGT TTTGA